Proteins from one Cytophagia bacterium CHB2 genomic window:
- a CDS encoding isoprenylcysteine carboxylmethyltransferase family protein, whose amino-acid sequence MNLCETEVVVFSDGYRLLINQINRSESQGRQVGAMKTKFLTWAGIIALVIFAALYGIELFGHAGRPATVAWVQEHFGRGGLIGLNLVVMIAFLALLPYRRSTKGTWKSQGAFIAFVLALVTEMFGWPLLIFLLSPLFEVPSLREWAHQHLGHAGPFLGTLLSFLGLTLIAWGWIQIHQAKELVTHGIYRFIRHPQYTGMFLFTLGWLLHWPTVTMLVLWPVLMAAYVWLALREEREVAAEFGEAYAQYAAKTPRFFPRLWPA is encoded by the coding sequence ATGAACCTCTGCGAAACCGAGGTTGTAGTATTTTCGGATGGATACAGATTATTGATCAATCAAATAAACAGAAGTGAATCTCAGGGAAGGCAGGTAGGCGCGATGAAAACAAAATTTTTGACCTGGGCCGGCATTATCGCATTGGTGATTTTTGCAGCATTGTATGGCATTGAATTGTTCGGTCACGCTGGGCGCCCGGCAACCGTGGCATGGGTGCAAGAGCATTTCGGCCGAGGCGGTTTGATCGGGTTGAATCTGGTCGTGATGATTGCATTTCTGGCGCTGCTGCCGTATCGCCGTTCGACCAAGGGAACGTGGAAATCGCAGGGCGCCTTCATTGCATTCGTGCTGGCATTGGTCACGGAGATGTTCGGCTGGCCGTTGCTCATCTTTTTGCTGTCGCCGCTGTTTGAAGTGCCTTCATTGCGCGAGTGGGCGCATCAGCACCTTGGGCATGCCGGGCCGTTTCTCGGCACGTTGCTGTCGTTCCTGGGACTCACATTGATTGCCTGGGGTTGGATACAAATTCACCAAGCCAAAGAGTTGGTGACGCACGGCATCTACCGTTTTATCCGCCATCCGCAATACACCGGCATGTTTCTTTTCACGCTGGGCTGGCTGCTGCACTGGCCGACCGTGACGATGCTGGTGTTGTGGCCGGTGTTGATGGCGGCTTATGTGTGGCTGGCGTTGCGCGAAGAGCGCGAAGTCGCCGCGGAATTCGGGGAAGCTTATGCGCAATATGCCGCCAAAACGCCGCGTTTCTTTCCCAGATTGTGGCCGGCCTAG